The segment GTGGCTTGTACACGTTCCTGGGCGGCTCTTACATGTAAACGTGGCGGCGTGTTCTTTGTTTGCCGCGGTGTCTGGCTCTTCGGCAGCCACGACGGCGACGGTGGGGAAGATTACCCTTGAAGAGCTTAAAGAGCGGGGCTACAGCAAGTCCTTAGCCATCGGCTCATTGGCTGGAAGCGGGACGTTAGGGTTTCTCATCCCGCCTAGTCTTATTATGATTATCTATGGTGTGCTTTCTAATGTGTCTATCGGGAAGCTGTTTATCGCGGGTATTTTGCCCGGACTCTTGCTAGCTTCGGTGTACGCGGTGTACATTGTGATTATGTCTGTGGTAAATCCTAGTGTGATGCCCTCGGTGAAACCGCGTTTTACCTTTGCGCAACATGTGCACTCCATTAAAGAGCTTGTGCCTATTTTTATGCTCATCGGGCTTATTTTGGGGAGTATTTACGGCGGATTTGCCACCCCTACCGAAGCGGCGGCGTTGGGCGTAGTGGGGGCGATTGCCTTGGCGGTGTACTTTAAGAGTTTTAGCCTCTCGGTTTTTAAAGAAGCCCTTTTAAACGCCATCAAAACGACCATGATGATTAGTTTTATCATCGCAGGAGCGGGGTTTTTGTCTCAAGTGGTGGGGTTTTTGGGGATTGCGCGCGCGATTAGTGAGTTTATCGCCGAGCTTGGCCTTTCGCCCTACATGCTCATCTTGGTGATTGGGCTGATGTACATTGTGTTGGGGACGATTTTGGATGGCATTTCCATTGTGGTCATGACCTTGCCTATTGTCCTTCCCATCGTCATGATGGCGGGATTTGACCCGTTGTGGTTTGGTATCTTTTTGGTACTGATGGTGGAGCTTTCGCAAATCACCCCGCCGGTTGGGTTTTCGCTCTTTGTGATTCAGAGTATTTCGGGGGAAAGTATTAGTTACATTTTAAAGGCGACCTTTCCGTTTTTCATGCTAACGATTTTGGTGGTCTTTTTGGTAACATTCTTTCCAGAAATTGTTACTTACTTGCCTGATAGGATGTTTTAAATGCTGCGACTAAATTCTGATCTTGGGGAGAGTTTCGGCCCGTGGAAAATGGGCACAGATGAGGCAGTGATGCCTCTTGTAGACATGGCAAACATCGCGTGCGGGTTTCACGCTTCAGACCCGCTCACCATGCAATACACTCTAGGTTTGGCCAAAAAATACGGCGTCACTGTGGGCGCGCACCCAAGTTATCCTGATTTGGTGGGGTTTGGACGGCGTTCCTTGGCGTGTTCAATGCAAGAAATCACTGCGCTAGTAAGCTACCAAGTGGGCGCATTGCTAGGCATGGCAACGGTGCAAGGGGTTGGGGTGAGCTACATCAAACCCCATGGCGCGCTGTACAATGACATGATGGTCAACGAAGCTATTTTCACTGCCGTAGCGAAAGTGGCGCGGGGCTATGGGATGAAGCTGATGATTCTCTCGGGTGCCGCTAATGCCCGTTACGAAACCCTTGCTAAGACCCTAGGAGTCGAACTGCTGTACGAAGTGTTTGCGGACAGGGCGTACACCAAAGAGGGATTGTTAGTGGCGCGTTCCAAAGAAGGGGCGGTGCTTCACGGTGAAGAAGCGGTCAAGGCGCGCATCGATTTGTTGCTACGCGAAGGAAAGCTCGTGTGCGAAACGGGCGACACTCTCACCCTTAAAGCCGACGCGCTGTGTGTGCATGGGGACAACGAAAAAGCGGTGGAGTTAGTCAAAACCTTGCGCGCGTACCTTGACGCATGGAAATCCTAACCGCCTCAGCCACGGCGTACATCGTCACTTTTGGCGATGTTATCGACCCTGCGGTAGCCTCACAGGTCTTTAGTGGCCTTGAGGCACTCAAAGGGTGCGCGGGCATCGTGGAAGTGACCCCGTCGTACACGTCGCTGTACGTGGCCTTTGACCCGTTG is part of the Sulfurospirillum tamanense genome and harbors:
- a CDS encoding 5-oxoprolinase subunit PxpA, with translation MLRLNSDLGESFGPWKMGTDEAVMPLVDMANIACGFHASDPLTMQYTLGLAKKYGVTVGAHPSYPDLVGFGRRSLACSMQEITALVSYQVGALLGMATVQGVGVSYIKPHGALYNDMMVNEAIFTAVAKVARGYGMKLMILSGAANARYETLAKTLGVELLYEVFADRAYTKEGLLVARSKEGAVLHGEEAVKARIDLLLREGKLVCETGDTLTLKADALCVHGDNEKAVELVKTLRAYLDAWKS
- a CDS encoding TRAP transporter large permease, producing MIADPLILSVVLIVVMFFFLLSSVWIGVALTLTGIVGMLLYEHNLPPVISVMQKTGDLLATSVYDSLNSWSLAALPMFILMGEILYRSSISTRILEGLRPWLVHVPGRLLHVNVAACSLFAAVSGSSAATTATVGKITLEELKERGYSKSLAIGSLAGSGTLGFLIPPSLIMIIYGVLSNVSIGKLFIAGILPGLLLASVYAVYIVIMSVVNPSVMPSVKPRFTFAQHVHSIKELVPIFMLIGLILGSIYGGFATPTEAAALGVVGAIALAVYFKSFSLSVFKEALLNAIKTTMMISFIIAGAGFLSQVVGFLGIARAISEFIAELGLSPYMLILVIGLMYIVLGTILDGISIVVMTLPIVLPIVMMAGFDPLWFGIFLVLMVELSQITPPVGFSLFVIQSISGESISYILKATFPFFMLTILVVFLVTFFPEIVTYLPDRMF